TCTTGCCGTGGGTCGAGATCTGAAGCTGGACGTCGGGCTCCACCGCGACATATCGGCGCAGCGCGCTGGCGGCCACGGGAGCCGAGAATTCCAGGTCGACACGGTTTTGGTCCAGGTCCGACTGGGGGCTGACATTGACGAGCCGAAGCTCCGGGTCAAGGCGAACGGTCACTTCGCGCCGCAGTTCCACGCCCAGGGTCAGGGTCTTGTCGGCCAGGGTCAGGCTCGGGTCCAGCCGCAGGGTCAGCGCCCGGCCGGCCGTGTCCTTGCGGATGGGCGCGCTGCGGAATCCGAAGTTCGTGGACCGCCAGTGGGTTTGCAGACGCAATTCCACGGCCGTGCCGTTGGCCTCGGTCAGGCTCAGGACTGGCAGAAGGGCTTCCGGATTCACGGCTCCGTTGAAGACCAAGCGGCCTTCCAGCTCGACCATGTCCGGCCCGGCCTCGGAAGCCAGCTCGTTCACGGTGCATTCGGTCACGCTGAACGCGCCGGTCTTGACGACCAGGGCGCGGCTGTCGCGCAGACCGGACTGAGCGAAGGCGTCATCCAGGGTCAGGGCGTACTGCATGTCCAGGGGCAGGGGTGTTTGGGCCAGAAATTTCAGGGTGTAGGGGTTGGCCCAGACCCATTGGCCGGGAACGTCCGGGTTCAGAACGGCCGGATGGGGCGCGGCCCGGACGGCATCCGGCGCGGGCTGGTCGAATTCCACGCTGATGGTCGTGCGCAGGGCGCTGTCCAGGCTGACGGAGGCAACGCCAAAGCCCGTGGCCTGTCCCAGATAGCGATCCTTGAGCAGCCAGGCCTGGCCAAGGGAGACGAGAAGCAACAGGGCAATGATCCAGTTTTTGGCCGACGCGGACATACGTACCTCGCGGTATGGGTGATGTGGTGCGCATGGTCTGGCAAGGACCGGGGCAAAAAGCAAGGCTTGGCTTTTCAAGCGCCGGGGCTTGTTCTACAGAATGGGCTCATTCAACCAGGGAGGACGTATGACGGGTCTTGCAGTTGTCGTGGGGCTTGTGGTCGTGGTCGCGGCTTGGGCCATCGCCGTTTACAATGGTCTGGTGCGCAAGCGGAACATGGTCGAGGAGGCCTGGAGCGGGATCGATGTCCAGCTCAAGCGGCGCACGGATCTGATCCCGAACTTGGTGTCCACGGTCAAGGGCTATGCCGCCCACGAAAAGGGCACCCTGGAAGAGGTGGTCCGGCTGCGTAATCTGGCCCAGAACGCCCACGGCGTGGGCGAGACGGCCCAGGCTCAAGGCCTCCTGGGCGCGGCCCTGGGCAAGCTCATCGCCCTGGCCGAGAGCTATCCGGATCTGAAGGCCAACGCCAATTTCGCCCAGCTCCAGGCCACCCTGGGCGAGATCGAGGACCAGATCCAACTGTCCCGCCGCTACTACAACGGGGCCGCACGCGACCTGAACATCGCCGTGGAATCCTTCCCGTCCAACCTCATCGCCAGCCGCTTCGGCTTCACCAAGGCCGAATTCTTCGAATTGGAAAGCGCGGCCGAGCGGGCCGTGCCGGTGGTGGAGTTCTGAATTCGCTCATGGGGATGTCTCTGTCTTGAGGCTAGTTAGTTATTTCGGTATGTTGCTGTGTTGTTGAGAGCGAGGCTTGGTTCGCGAGGCATCCGTGGCGCCATGATCGGCTTGGAGAAGGGAATGATCAGTGATTTTTGGGACGCGCATCACCGGCATTGGGAAGACGCGAATTTTTTGTATGACGCCTCCAGATGGGCCAATGCCGATCATCTCTACGGGATGGCGGCTGAATGCGGTCTGAAGCGGTTGATGCAGGTTTTTGGCATGCCCATCGACGCCATGGGCAGGCCTTCCAACAAAGATGATCGGCGGCATGTCACTGACATATGGACGCGCTACGAAACCTACAGGTCCGGTCATGGCCAAGCCTGGTATTCGTTGCCCAACAATCCATTTGTGGATTGGGATGTCTCGCAACGCTATGCGCGCCGATCCGAGTTCGATCAAGCGCGTGTGGACGCCCATCGCCAGGGAGCCCAGATCGTGCGAAATTTGCTTTCCAGAGTTGAATTGGAGAAACCGATATGATCATTTTTTTTGATCAAATTTTGCCCTTACTGGCGGAGGCGCTCCGCGAATGTGGCGAGGATTTGAAAAAGATCGGGCCAATGGTCGTCAACCGAGACTTGGCTGGGCGTGTTCGCTTGGTGGTCCACGAACAGGTCCAGGACAATCGGGAGGCCCGCGCCATTCTTGAGGGTATCTCCCGAATTCTTGCCGAGAAACTTGGGCCACACGGCGTTTCAGCTGACCGCATGGTCCTCTTTGAACCCTCGCTTGATGCGGTGAAACAGGGCGCTCCTCAGTTTCAGCTTCAGGATTTTGACGGCGTCACCGTGGTTGATCGCTTGGCCACGGATACCGATTGGGCCAACATCGCCCCGATTTCCGTCGGGCCGCCTCGTCTTGTGTTTTTTTCGATCAAGGGTGGCGTGGGGCGATCCACCGCCCTGGCGGTCGCGGCCTGGTCCCTCGCACAAGCCGGCAAACGAGTTTTGGTGCTGGATCTTGATTTGGAATCTCCGGGGCTGTCGAGTTCCCTGCTTCCATCTGAACGCCGTCCGGCTCATGGAATTACGGATTGGCTGGTGGAGGATCTGGTGGACAACGGCGCTGACGTCTTCCGGGACATGGTCGGCATAAGCGATCTCGCCCGCGACGGAGAAATTTTCGTGGCTCCGGCCCACGGGCGTGATCCAGGAGAATATGT
This portion of the Deltaproteobacteria bacterium genome encodes:
- a CDS encoding LemA family protein, translating into MTGLAVVVGLVVVVAAWAIAVYNGLVRKRNMVEEAWSGIDVQLKRRTDLIPNLVSTVKGYAAHEKGTLEEVVRLRNLAQNAHGVGETAQAQGLLGAALGKLIALAESYPDLKANANFAQLQATLGEIEDQIQLSRRYYNGAARDLNIAVESFPSNLIASRFGFTKAEFFELESAAERAVPVVEF
- a CDS encoding SAM-dependent methyltransferase, yielding MISDFWDAHHRHWEDANFLYDASRWANADHLYGMAAECGLKRLMQVFGMPIDAMGRPSNKDDRRHVTDIWTRYETYRSGHGQAWYSLPNNPFVDWDVSQRYARRSEFDQARVDAHRQGAQIVRNLLSRVELEKPI
- a CDS encoding ParA family protein, which codes for MIFFDQILPLLAEALRECGEDLKKIGPMVVNRDLAGRVRLVVHEQVQDNREARAILEGISRILAEKLGPHGVSADRMVLFEPSLDAVKQGAPQFQLQDFDGVTVVDRLATDTDWANIAPISVGPPRLVFFSIKGGVGRSTALAVAAWSLAQAGKRVLVLDLDLESPGLSSSLLPSERRPAHGITDWLVEDLVDNGADVFRDMVGISDLARDGEIFVAPAHGRDPGEYVAKLGRVWMSKTHDDGSREPWSRRLNRLLDELEAHWKPDVVLIDSRAGIDEVASACVTDLGAASVLMFALDGEQTWSGYGILFRHWNQTGVAREIRDRLQVVGSMIPEVNGAEYFAGLRVGAWEAFMDALYDEVPPGEPVGNRFSYDEPDVAAPHFPWPIHWHRGFAALYSLYSRLPQIDEGRSREVFGVFLEGVHALVEGRIA